The following are encoded together in the Zingiber officinale cultivar Zhangliang chromosome 8A, Zo_v1.1, whole genome shotgun sequence genome:
- the LOC122012279 gene encoding homeobox-leucine zipper protein ANTHOCYANINLESS 2-like — MNACSDLSPADFVTHRPPKQHSFTSPALSLGLQTDIEGHLNLSRMMAGDENDSRSGSDNLEAVSGDDDDQEQNPRKKKRYHRHTPQQIQELEALFKECPHPDDKQRLELSKRLCLESRQVKFWFQNRRTQMKTQIERHENAILRQENDKLRAENMAIREATRNPICNNCGGVAMLGEISIEEQNLRVENARLKEELERVCSLAGRFLGRSMASFPAHSVDVAPPPFPSSLLELGVGSNGGFAGLVSPAAAPDLFPPAPAIVNPLDGAPVAHPTSADRSMLLELALAAMDELVAMAHMDAPLWIRSTDGGSETLNYEQYHHSVRRIAGMSPAAGFVAEASRQTGMVIINSLALVETLMDCDRWANMFSSIVAKASTIEVICNGVGGTKNGALQLMHAELQVLSPLVAIRELNFLRFSKQHAEGTWVVVDVSVDFIRENVSSGSSCRLMPTGFVVQDMPNGYCKLVWVEHAEYDEAQVHHLYRPLLRSGLAFGAGRWLATLQRQCECLAILLSASNVDESGTITPSGRRSMLKLAQRMTEAFCTGVCASSAHEWTKLESHSIGPNVHVMTRKSMGDPGEPAGVVLSAATSVPLPLISPKRLFDFLREASFRSKWDILSNGGPMCEMAHIAKGQDAGNAVSLLRASAVNSNQTSMLILQQTCIDASGAMVVYAPVDVPAMHLVMNGGDSAYVALLPSGFAILPDGGGASHGEGSLLTVGFQILVNNQPTAKLTVESVETVNNLISCTVQKIKAAVFHYGD, encoded by the exons ATGAACGCCTGCAGCGATCTCTCTCCGGCCGACTTTGTCACCCACAGACCCCCAAAACAGCACTCCTTCACTTCCCCTGCTCTCTCCCTCGGCCTG CAAACCGACATCGAAGGACACTTGAACTTAAGCCGAATGATGGCCGGCGATGAGAACGACAGCAGGTCAGGAAGCGACAACTTGGAGGCTGTCTCCGGCGACGACGACGATCAAGAACAGAATCCCCGTAAAAAGAAGAGATACCATCGCCACACTCCACAACAAATCCAAGAACTCGAAGC TTTGTTCAAGGAGTGCCCGCACCCTGATGATAAACAAAGGCTCGAACTGAGCAAGCGGCTTTGCCTGGAGAGCCGGCAGGTCAAGTTCTGGTTCCAGAATCGACGCACTCAGATGAAG ACTCAAATCGAGCGGCACGAGAACGCGATCCTCCGCCAGGAGAACGACAAGCTGCGTGCGGAGAACATGGCGATCAGGGAGGCGACGAGGAATCCGATCTGCAACAACTGCGGCGGCGTGGCGATGCTCGGAGAGATCTCCATCGAGGAGCAGAACCTCCGCGTGGAAAACGCCCGGCTCAAGGAGGAGCTCGAACGGGTCTGCTCCCTCGCCGGAAGGTTCCTCGGCCGCTCCATGGCTTCTTTCCCGGCTCACAGCGTCGACGTCGCGCCGCCCCCCTTTCCGAGCTCGCTCCTGGAGCTTGGCGTCGGCAGCAACGGTGGGTTCGCGGGACTAGTCTCGCCTGCCGCCGCGCCCGATCTTTTTCCACCGGCACCGGCGATCGTCAATCCGTTGGATGGCGCTCCCGTCGCACACCCGACCTCAGCCGACAGGAGCATGTTGTTAGAGCTTGCACTGGCGGCCATGGATGAACTAGTGGCCATGGCGCACATGGACGCGCCGCTTTGGATCCGAAGCACAGACGGCGGTTCGGAGACCTTGAACTACGAGCAGTACCACCACAGCGTACGCCGCATCGCTGGCATGTCGCCGGCGGCTGGGTTCGTCGCCGAGGCTTCGAGGCAAACGGGGATGGTGATCATAAACAGCCTTGCCCTCGTCGAAACACTGATGGATTGC GATCGTTGGGCAAATATGTTCTCTTCCATCGTAGCAAAGGCGTCGACCATAGAAGTGATATGCAATGGCGTGGGTGGAACTAAAAACGGTGCCTTACAACTG ATGCACGCTGAGCTACAAGTTTTGTCGCCGTTAGTTGCGATTCGGGAGTTGAACTTCCTCAGATTTAGTAAGCAGCACGCGGAGGGCACCTGGGTTGTGGTGGACGTCTCCGTTGATTTTATCAGAGAAAACGTATCGTCTGGATCCAGCTGCAGATTGATGCCTACTGGTTTTGTGGTTCAAGACATGCCCAATGGTTACTGCAAACTCGTGTGGGTGGAGCACGCAGAGTACGACGAGGCACAAGTGCATCATCTGTACCGCCCGCTGCTCCGCTCCGGCCTCGCCTTCGGCGCCGGCCGGTGGTTGGCCACCCTTCAGCGCCAGTGCGAGTGCCTCGCCATTCTCTTGTCCGCCTCCAACGTCGACGAGTCCG GGACGATAACGCCGAGCGGGCGGCGGAGCATGCTGAAGCTGGCGCAGAGGATGACCGAGGCTTTCTGCACCGGCGTGTGCGCGTCGTCGGCGCACGAGTGGACGAAGCTGGAGTCGCACAGCATCGGTCCCAACGTGCACGTGATGACGCGGAAGAGCATGGGCGACCCGGGGGAGCCGGCCGGCGTGGTGCTCAGCGCCGCCACCTCTGTTCCTCTGCCCCTGATCTCGCCGAAGCGCCTCTTCGACTTCCTCCGCGAGGCGAGCTTCCGCAGCAAGTGGGACATCCTGTCCAACGGCGGCCCCATGTGCGAGATGGCGCACATCGCCAAAGGCCAGGACGCCGGCAACGCCGTCTCCCTCCTCCGCGCCAGC GCGGTGAACTCGAACCAAACAAGCATGCTGATATTGCAACAGACGTGCATCGACGCGTCGGGCGCGATGGTGGTATACGCGCCGGTGGACGTGCCGGCCATGCACCTAGTCATGAACGGCGGCGACTCGGCCTACGTGGCGTTGCTGCCTTCTGGATTCGCCATCCTCCCCGACGGCGGTGGCGCCTCCCACGGCGAGGGTTCTCTTCTCACCGTCGGATTCCAGATCCTGGTAAACAACCAACCGACGGCGAAGCTGACGGTGGAGTCTGTGGAGACCGTGAACAACCTCATCTCCTGCACGGTTCAGAAAATCAAAGCTGCAGTGTTCCACTACGGCGACTAA